A portion of the Candidatus Methylomirabilis lanthanidiphila genome contains these proteins:
- a CDS encoding CTP pyrophosphohydrolase — MQCDAGAERQYPRQPVLAVGAAVVRDGKVLLVLRGREPGRGLWSLPGGVVVSGETLRAAVARELREECGIEVAVAETAEVVERMIPDAEGRLQYHYVILDYRARWLRGELTASEEIEDARWVEPDSLNQYRMTRGTADVIRRLLARSRGKVRDLGG; from the coding sequence ATGCAATGCGACGCAGGCGCCGAACGACAGTACCCTAGGCAGCCCGTCCTCGCGGTTGGAGCGGCAGTCGTGAGGGATGGAAAGGTGCTGCTGGTCTTGCGTGGCAGGGAGCCGGGGCGCGGCCTCTGGAGTCTACCGGGCGGCGTCGTTGTTTCCGGCGAGACGCTGCGGGCGGCAGTCGCCCGGGAGCTTCGCGAGGAGTGCGGAATCGAAGTCGCGGTGGCAGAGACCGCCGAGGTCGTAGAGCGGATGATACCGGATGCCGAGGGTCGCCTGCAGTATCACTACGTGATTCTCGATTACCGGGCGAGATGGCTGCGAGGTGAGCTTACGGCCTCGGAAGAGATAGAAGACGCTCGCTGGGTGGAGCCCGACAGCCTGAATCAGTATCGTATGACCCGTGGCACTGCGGACGTGATCCGCCGCCTGCTGGCCCGGTCACGCGGCAAGGTCCGAGATCTCGGAGGATAG
- a CDS encoding NYN domain protein, translating to MNEEKRLALFIDFENIAIGIKEAKHKQFEIGLVLERLVEKGKIMVKRAYADWGRYAEHKRALHEAAIELIDIPQKRISGKNSADIRLAVDAMDMAYSKEHLDTFVIVSGDSDFSPLVSKLRENNKEVIGLGVKNSVSELLVDNCDEFIYYEDLIRHPKKPPVLSGLPEKKMEVFELLGDSIQALLRENKEVLWGSMVKQTMIRKRPSFNEGYYGYSTFSKLLEDAAKHNIIELKRDPKSGTYIITSFAEAA from the coding sequence ATGAACGAAGAGAAGCGGCTTGCTCTTTTCATCGACTTCGAGAATATTGCGATTGGGATCAAGGAGGCCAAGCACAAGCAGTTTGAGATCGGCCTCGTGCTCGAACGGCTGGTGGAGAAGGGCAAGATCATGGTCAAGCGGGCCTACGCCGACTGGGGACGCTACGCCGAGCACAAACGAGCCCTTCATGAGGCGGCTATCGAGTTGATCGATATCCCACAGAAGCGAATCAGCGGCAAGAACAGCGCCGATATCAGACTGGCAGTGGATGCGATGGACATGGCCTACTCGAAGGAGCATCTTGACACGTTTGTCATCGTCTCCGGCGATAGCGATTTTTCGCCTTTGGTGTCCAAGTTGCGCGAGAACAATAAGGAGGTCATCGGTCTCGGCGTCAAGAATTCGGTATCGGAGCTGTTGGTCGACAACTGCGACGAATTCATCTACTACGAAGACCTGATCCGTCATCCCAAGAAACCGCCGGTCCTTTCCGGCCTGCCCGAAAAGAAGATGGAGGTATTCGAACTCCTGGGAGACTCCATCCAGGCCCTCCTGCGGGAGAATAAAGAGGTACTGTGGGGCTCGATGGTCAAGCAGACGATGATTCGCAAACGGCCATCCTTTAACGAAGGATATTACGGGTACAGCACCTTTTCCAAGCTGTTGGAGGATGCCGCGAAACATAACATTATCGAGTTGAAACGGGATCCGAAGAGCGGGACGTACATCATCACCAGCTTTGCGGAGGCCGCATAG
- a CDS encoding sodium/hydrogen exchanger gives MSTTLRLIAAILLPLQWISIRLLDIHLSPQWEAFAAGLSIFGAAFLLSWAAEVAQADIPQALALAFLALVAVLPEYAVDIYFAWSAGKDPAYIAYATANMTGANRLLIGLGWASVVATFWLKTRHRQVVLDRSRSIELLHLALATIYSFMIPLKGTLSWLDSIILLAIFVSYMISASKAQIVEPELDGGVGELLMQLRPNLRRSATVAIFVYAGLGIFLAAEPFAEGLLATGRAFAIEEFLLVQWLAPLASELPEFIIAIVFASRGNPGASMGTLVSSKVNQWTLLIGMLPLAYNLSAGHLGAMHLDARQIEEIFLTAAQSLFAVAVLSNLSFSLVEAGLMFVLFASQLLFTDPVSRHLYAIAYLLLAAMWLVVSRSNRQGLAGLLTARWTGKGTASSHQE, from the coding sequence ATGAGTACAACGCTGCGGTTGATTGCCGCCATTCTTTTACCTTTGCAGTGGATAAGCATCCGGCTCCTCGACATACACCTGTCGCCCCAGTGGGAGGCGTTCGCCGCCGGATTATCCATCTTTGGGGCGGCGTTTCTTCTGTCCTGGGCAGCCGAGGTTGCGCAAGCTGATATCCCGCAGGCGTTGGCGCTGGCCTTTCTGGCGCTGGTCGCCGTCCTTCCGGAATACGCGGTAGACATCTACTTCGCCTGGTCGGCCGGCAAGGATCCTGCCTATATCGCCTATGCGACCGCCAATATGACCGGCGCAAATCGTCTGCTCATCGGATTGGGATGGGCCTCCGTGGTTGCGACCTTCTGGCTGAAAACTCGCCACCGGCAGGTCGTCCTCGACCGATCGCGCTCCATCGAGCTCCTCCACCTCGCGCTCGCCACAATCTATAGCTTTATGATCCCGCTGAAAGGAACCCTGTCGTGGCTCGACTCAATCATTCTGTTGGCGATCTTTGTATCGTACATGATTTCGGCCTCGAAGGCCCAAATCGTCGAGCCGGAATTGGATGGCGGGGTAGGAGAACTCTTGATGCAGTTGCGGCCGAATCTACGCCGGTCGGCTACCGTTGCAATATTCGTCTATGCCGGGCTCGGCATCTTTCTCGCGGCCGAGCCCTTTGCTGAAGGGCTGCTGGCTACCGGTCGGGCATTCGCCATTGAGGAATTTCTGCTGGTGCAGTGGCTGGCGCCGCTGGCCTCAGAGTTACCCGAGTTTATTATCGCGATCGTCTTCGCGTCTCGTGGGAATCCCGGGGCCAGCATGGGTACCCTTGTCTCTTCTAAGGTCAACCAGTGGACCCTCCTGATCGGCATGCTTCCGCTTGCCTATAACCTCTCTGCCGGGCATCTTGGGGCGATGCACCTGGATGCCAGACAGATAGAGGAGATATTCCTGACAGCAGCGCAATCGCTCTTCGCCGTGGCCGTACTATCCAACCTTTCGTTTTCTCTGGTAGAGGCCGGTCTTATGTTCGTCCTCTTTGCGTCTCAACTGTTGTTCACGGATCCCGTCTCCCGCCACCTCTACGCTATTGCCTACCTATTGCTTGCGGCGATGTGGCTGGTCGTGAGTCGTTCAAACCGGCAAGGCCTTGCCGGTTTGCTGACCGCTAGGTGGACGGGAAAAGGTACGGCGTCTTCGCATCAGGAATGA
- a CDS encoding enoyl-CoA hydratase produces the protein MAYKALIYTVEDSVATITLNRPDCYNALNRQMVEELLEAVRICGEDQAVRVVVLMGAGRAFCAGGDVRELLNQTGAIAPHVKRLLAPLHTVISCICRMSKPVIAGVGGVAAGAGMGLAMACDLAVAATSARFTMAYTKLGLPPDAGSSYFLPRLVGLRRAMELTFTNRVLTADEAEEWGLINRVVPDTEFVAAVYTLANELAAGPALAVGRAKRLFCMSDHASLETQMENEAKLIALSGQTADFCEGMRAFAEKRAPTFNPFPHIDKP, from the coding sequence ATGGCCTATAAGGCGCTGATCTACACGGTAGAGGACTCGGTAGCGACCATCACGCTGAACCGTCCCGATTGTTACAATGCCTTGAACAGGCAGATGGTAGAGGAGCTGCTGGAGGCCGTCCGGATCTGTGGCGAGGACCAAGCGGTTCGCGTGGTTGTGCTGATGGGTGCGGGCCGAGCCTTTTGCGCCGGCGGCGATGTCAGAGAGCTTCTCAATCAGACCGGCGCCATTGCGCCGCACGTAAAACGGCTGTTGGCGCCTCTTCACACCGTCATTTCGTGTATCTGTCGGATGTCAAAACCAGTCATCGCCGGGGTGGGCGGGGTAGCCGCCGGCGCCGGGATGGGCTTAGCCATGGCCTGCGATCTGGCGGTAGCAGCGACGTCTGCCCGGTTCACTATGGCCTATACGAAACTCGGGCTCCCCCCGGACGCCGGATCGAGTTATTTTCTACCCCGACTCGTGGGATTGCGACGGGCGATGGAGTTGACCTTCACTAACCGGGTTCTGACGGCAGATGAGGCCGAAGAGTGGGGACTGATCAACCGAGTCGTGCCGGACACTGAGTTTGTTGCCGCTGTGTACACCTTGGCGAATGAACTGGCCGCAGGTCCAGCACTGGCCGTGGGGCGAGCCAAGCGGCTTTTCTGTATGAGCGATCACGCAAGTCTGGAAACTCAGATGGAGAATGAGGCCAAGCTCATCGCGCTGAGCGGTCAGACCGCCGATTTTTGTGAAGGGATGCGGGCCTTTGCCGAGAAGCGCGCACCGACATTCAACCCCTTCCCTCACATTGACAAGCCGTGA
- a CDS encoding nucleotidyltransferase, whose amino-acid sequence MKAVIMAGGFGTRLRPLTTNIPKPMIPMAVKPLMEHIVDLLKDHGLDDLITLLYFQPDTIERYFGDGREFGVKMVYATATEDYGTAGAVKNAAAFLDDTFLVISGDVLTDFDLSKAVKVHKDRGAMATMVLTRVENPLQYGVVITAPDGRITHFLEKPTWGEVISDTVNTGIYILEPEVLELIPAGKEFDFSRDLFPKLMHEGRPLYGHVAAGYWKDVGDLIEYRLAHRDILAGLVKVALPGTQVEGLDKPIWLGEGSRVDFTASLRDGVLIGRHTQVGPNTHITRSVIGDNCVIEEGAVIIGSVLWNNVFIGARAVLKENVVGRASEIKANARIFEGALISEQCKVGEGSVVKADVKVWPHKVVEDGAVLATSLIWGQKWSRALFGAYGVTGLANLEISPEFGAKLGACFGATLRMGSFVRTSRDGHQASHMVKRAVVSGLLSAGINVRDFRVAPIPVVRYKMSARDVVGAVHVRKSPFDSELIDIIFFDEYGMDISSSREKSIERLFFREDFRRAKVEEIGRLSPPPYGTDFYRDGILSFIDQDALRRCGFRIVVDYAYGSSSVVFPQILGTLGCEVIALNGCMDESRITKSAEEFRRSLHQLSGIVKSLRADLGIMLDAGGEKIFIVDDAGNLLSDDLALATMALLVMRTHPHGVIGIPITAGSVIEELARDLGFEVLRTKTAPRALTEAATQEGVIFVGDGLGGFIFPKFQPAFDGMLAILKLLEMLATQDLRLRQFIPSVPQRFKCREQVPCSWERKGGAMRALIAATADEQVELVDGVKVHLGRDWVILYPDQDRPMFHILAEADTLAQAEAHVARYRAFLDDCMKGSLAEAAL is encoded by the coding sequence ATGAAAGCCGTTATCATGGCCGGCGGTTTCGGAACTCGCCTGCGGCCGTTGACGACCAACATCCCCAAGCCGATGATCCCGATGGCTGTCAAGCCGCTCATGGAGCACATCGTAGACTTGCTCAAGGATCACGGGCTTGACGACCTCATCACCCTCCTCTACTTCCAACCGGATACGATCGAGCGCTACTTCGGCGACGGCCGCGAATTCGGCGTCAAGATGGTCTATGCCACGGCCACCGAAGACTACGGCACGGCCGGGGCGGTCAAGAACGCCGCGGCCTTTCTGGACGACACGTTCCTGGTCATCAGCGGCGACGTCCTCACCGATTTCGATCTCTCGAAGGCGGTGAAGGTCCACAAAGATCGCGGGGCCATGGCCACGATGGTGTTGACCAGGGTTGAGAACCCGCTTCAGTACGGCGTTGTCATCACGGCTCCCGACGGCCGCATCACACACTTTCTGGAGAAACCGACGTGGGGCGAGGTCATCAGCGATACCGTCAACACCGGAATCTATATTCTCGAACCCGAGGTACTCGAACTGATCCCGGCCGGAAAAGAGTTCGACTTCAGCCGCGATCTGTTCCCAAAGCTGATGCATGAAGGGCGTCCCCTGTACGGCCATGTGGCGGCCGGGTATTGGAAGGATGTGGGCGATCTCATCGAGTATCGCCTCGCGCATCGCGACATCCTGGCCGGTCTGGTAAAGGTCGCACTTCCTGGAACGCAGGTAGAGGGACTCGACAAACCGATCTGGCTTGGGGAGGGGAGTCGGGTCGATTTCACTGCGTCGCTGAGAGACGGGGTCCTGATCGGCAGGCATACACAGGTCGGACCAAACACCCACATCACGCGCAGCGTCATTGGCGACAACTGTGTGATCGAGGAGGGTGCCGTCATCATCGGATCGGTGCTCTGGAACAATGTCTTTATCGGCGCCCGAGCCGTTCTGAAGGAGAACGTTGTCGGCCGGGCCAGTGAGATCAAGGCCAACGCCCGCATCTTTGAGGGCGCGCTGATCAGCGAACAGTGTAAGGTCGGCGAGGGATCGGTGGTCAAGGCCGACGTCAAGGTCTGGCCTCACAAGGTAGTCGAGGACGGAGCCGTCCTGGCCACCAGTCTGATCTGGGGCCAGAAGTGGTCGCGGGCTCTGTTCGGCGCCTACGGCGTGACCGGGTTGGCCAATCTCGAGATCTCACCGGAGTTTGGCGCGAAGCTTGGCGCCTGTTTTGGGGCGACCCTTCGGATGGGATCGTTCGTCCGCACCAGCCGCGACGGCCACCAGGCCTCCCATATGGTGAAACGGGCCGTTGTCAGCGGTCTGCTCTCCGCCGGCATCAATGTGCGTGATTTCCGCGTCGCCCCTATCCCGGTGGTCCGGTATAAGATGAGCGCGCGCGACGTGGTGGGCGCTGTGCATGTTCGAAAGTCTCCCTTCGATTCGGAGTTGATCGATATCATATTCTTTGATGAGTACGGCATGGATATCTCATCCAGCCGGGAGAAGAGCATTGAACGGCTCTTTTTCCGGGAGGATTTCCGTCGCGCGAAGGTTGAAGAGATCGGGCGTCTCTCCCCTCCGCCGTACGGCACCGATTTTTACCGGGACGGAATCCTGAGCTTTATCGATCAAGACGCGCTGCGCCGTTGTGGCTTCAGAATCGTGGTCGACTACGCCTATGGCTCGTCGTCGGTCGTCTTTCCGCAGATCTTGGGGACGCTGGGGTGCGAGGTCATTGCGCTGAACGGCTGCATGGACGAAAGCAGAATCACCAAAAGCGCTGAAGAGTTCCGTCGCTCGTTGCATCAGCTCTCGGGGATCGTCAAAAGCCTTCGGGCCGATTTGGGCATCATGCTCGACGCCGGGGGGGAAAAGATTTTTATTGTGGATGACGCCGGCAACCTGTTGAGCGACGACCTGGCCCTGGCGACCATGGCCTTGCTTGTGATGCGGACCCATCCTCACGGGGTGATCGGCATTCCGATCACCGCCGGCTCGGTCATCGAAGAGCTGGCCCGCGACCTCGGCTTCGAGGTGCTCAGGACAAAAACTGCCCCGCGAGCGCTGACGGAAGCCGCTACACAAGAGGGCGTCATCTTTGTGGGGGACGGCCTCGGCGGTTTTATCTTCCCCAAGTTTCAACCGGCCTTTGACGGGATGCTGGCCATCCTCAAGCTCTTGGAGATGCTCGCAACTCAGGATCTCCGTCTGCGCCAGTTTATCCCATCTGTTCCTCAGCGTTTTAAATGCCGTGAGCAGGTACCCTGCTCCTGGGAACGGAAGGGCGGGGCTATGCGAGCCCTCATCGCCGCCACCGCCGACGAACAGGTCGAACTGGTGGACGGGGTGAAGGTCCACCTTGGCAGAGACTGGGTGATCCTCTATCCCGATCAGGACCGGCCAATGTTCCATATCCTCGCCGAGGCCGACACCCTTGCACAGGCGGAAGCTCACGTGGCCCGATATCGGGCATTCCTCGATGATTGCATGAAGGGTAGTCTGGCGGAGGCCGCGTTATGA
- a CDS encoding sulfur carrier protein ThiS: MELTVNGKRRTVTDGATITTLLEELQINPLRVAVQLNQQIIKRDLHEGTPLRAGDVLEVITFMAGGSS; the protein is encoded by the coding sequence GTGGAGCTTACCGTGAACGGGAAGAGGCGTACGGTGACAGATGGCGCCACCATCACCACACTGCTGGAGGAGTTGCAGATTAACCCGCTCAGGGTTGCGGTCCAGTTGAATCAGCAGATCATCAAGCGCGATCTGCACGAGGGCACACCGCTGCGGGCAGGGGACGTACTGGAGGTCATCACCTTCATGGCCGGCGGGTCCTCATGA
- a CDS encoding phosphoglucomutase, which yields MTQIRFGTSGWRDIIAENFTFANVRLVARAIAEYLLAEGADRPQVVVGYDTRFLSEAFAAEAAAVLAAHGVRVWLTDRDAPTPVIAYEVICRGAAGGLNITASHNPPEYNGLKFSGPSGGPVLPAVTDRIEKRVQELLAQPETPRPPLGELEAKGLVVRIDPRPTYLNRLRELVDLRAIAAARLKIAVDLLYGTAGGYLDEILREAGCDVQTLHGARNPAFGGAAPDPSDANLQELATIVRSGGCHLGLATDGDADRYGIIDRDGRFIEPNYILALLLKHLIATRGWRMGAARSVATSHLVDAVARQQRVPMYETKVGFKYLGELIAQGKVALCGEESAGLSILGHVPEKDGILAALLVTEMIAMAEGRSVQSLLDTLYTEVGSTIYARRVNLHLTLEQQERLADRLNDLPTRVAGLAVVEVNRLDGTKLLLEDGSWLLVRSSGTEPVVRLYLDAHSETQIEELTAAARALLGV from the coding sequence ATGACGCAAATTCGGTTCGGCACATCCGGCTGGCGCGACATCATCGCCGAGAACTTCACCTTTGCGAATGTTCGCCTTGTGGCGCGGGCTATCGCCGAATACCTGCTGGCCGAGGGCGCCGACCGGCCGCAGGTCGTCGTGGGGTATGACACCCGCTTTCTCTCGGAGGCCTTCGCGGCCGAGGCGGCCGCAGTCCTGGCGGCTCACGGCGTGCGGGTCTGGCTTACCGACCGGGATGCGCCGACACCGGTTATCGCGTACGAAGTGATTTGCCGCGGCGCAGCGGGCGGCCTGAATATTACGGCCAGCCACAACCCGCCGGAATACAATGGGCTCAAATTCTCCGGCCCCTCCGGAGGGCCGGTCCTTCCCGCAGTCACCGACCGGATCGAAAAGAGGGTGCAGGAGCTGCTGGCGCAACCCGAGACGCCGCGGCCTCCTCTCGGAGAGTTGGAGGCCAAGGGCCTTGTGGTGCGGATTGACCCGCGGCCGACGTACCTGAACCGACTGCGAGAGTTGGTGGATCTGCGCGCGATTGCTGCGGCGCGCCTCAAGATCGCGGTCGATCTGCTCTATGGAACCGCCGGGGGCTACCTGGACGAGATCCTGCGCGAGGCCGGGTGCGACGTGCAGACGCTCCACGGAGCCAGAAATCCCGCCTTCGGCGGCGCGGCGCCCGATCCCTCGGACGCCAACCTCCAGGAGCTGGCGACGATCGTGAGGTCAGGCGGATGTCATCTTGGGTTGGCCACTGACGGCGATGCCGATCGATATGGCATCATCGACCGCGACGGCCGTTTCATTGAGCCCAACTATATTCTGGCCCTGCTGCTGAAACATCTGATCGCAACCAGAGGTTGGCGCATGGGAGCGGCTCGATCGGTCGCCACCAGCCATCTGGTGGACGCGGTAGCCCGGCAACAAAGGGTCCCGATGTATGAAACCAAGGTCGGCTTCAAATACCTCGGCGAGCTCATCGCCCAGGGCAAGGTTGCGCTCTGCGGAGAGGAAAGCGCCGGCCTGTCGATTCTGGGGCACGTACCGGAAAAGGATGGTATTCTTGCCGCCCTCTTAGTGACGGAGATGATCGCCATGGCCGAGGGCCGCAGTGTCCAGAGTCTGCTTGATACGCTCTATACCGAGGTGGGAAGCACAATTTACGCTCGTCGCGTGAACCTCCATCTTACACTGGAGCAGCAAGAACGCCTGGCGGATCGCCTGAACGACCTACCGACGCGGGTGGCTGGACTCGCCGTCGTGGAGGTCAATCGACTGGACGGCACGAAGCTGCTGCTCGAGGACGGCAGTTGGTTGCTCGTGCGGTCTTCAGGAACAGAGCCGGTCGTGCGTCTCTACCTGGACGCACATTCCGAGACGCAGATCGAGGAGTTGACGGCTGCGGCGAGGGCACTCCTCGGGGTTTGA
- a CDS encoding thiamine-phosphate synthase has protein sequence MKSGILLSTRNPKPETQNPFVWALYVVTDRSLTKGRPLEVVVEAALAGGAKAVQLREKDLSTRDLYELVERLLPIMRERGASLLINDRVDLALALPVDGVHLSRTSLPPAEARALLGPSRLIGVSCHSLEEAIEAEKDGADFIVFGPLFPTPSKAAYGAPVGLARLGEVRRQVRLLILGIGGITASNVASVIAAGADGAAAISAVMSADDPADAASALLRIIHSSPRGGAER, from the coding sequence GTGAAATCTGGAATACTCTTGTCAACCCGAAACCCGAAACCCGAAACTCAAAACCCTTTCGTGTGGGCTCTCTACGTTGTAACCGACCGCTCCCTGACGAAAGGACGGCCTCTTGAGGTGGTGGTCGAGGCTGCGCTTGCGGGTGGGGCAAAAGCCGTCCAGCTTCGCGAGAAGGATCTTTCGACGCGGGACCTCTATGAACTGGTCGAGCGACTCCTTCCTATTATGCGTGAGCGAGGCGCCAGCCTCCTCATCAATGATCGGGTCGATCTGGCGCTGGCCTTACCTGTCGACGGTGTCCACCTATCCAGAACGAGCCTGCCGCCCGCCGAGGCGCGCGCCCTGCTGGGACCGTCGCGTCTGATCGGCGTTTCCTGTCACTCGCTCGAAGAAGCGATTGAGGCCGAGAAAGACGGGGCCGACTTCATCGTATTTGGTCCGCTGTTTCCCACGCCATCCAAGGCAGCATACGGAGCGCCCGTCGGTCTGGCGCGACTCGGAGAGGTGAGACGGCAGGTCCGACTGCTGATTCTAGGCATCGGGGGAATCACGGCTTCAAATGTGGCGTCCGTGATCGCGGCTGGAGCCGACGGGGCGGCGGCCATCTCTGCCGTCATGTCGGCGGACGATCCGGCCGACGCCGCGTCTGCCTTACTTCGTATCATTCACTCCTCCCCAAGGGGCGGCGCAGAGCGTTAG
- a CDS encoding transcriptional regulator, producing the protein MTKAELVDKIAKDACITKKAAETALASTTSGIRDSLKKGKKVTLVGFGTFSVARRAARNGRNPQTGDVIKIKAAKTPRFRAGKALKDAVR; encoded by the coding sequence ATGACCAAAGCGGAACTCGTAGACAAGATTGCCAAGGATGCATGCATTACGAAGAAGGCGGCAGAGACGGCCCTGGCCAGCACTACATCAGGGATACGGGACTCGCTCAAGAAAGGGAAGAAGGTGACCCTGGTCGGTTTTGGGACGTTCTCGGTGGCCAGGCGAGCTGCGCGGAACGGGCGTAATCCTCAGACAGGCGATGTCATCAAGATTAAGGCCGCAAAAACCCCGCGGTTCAGAGCGGGAAAAGCCTTGAAAGACGCCGTCAGGTAA
- a CDS encoding thiazole synthase, which translates to MLEYNATQDGDTLKFGGREFRSRLIVGTGKFPDHRTMQQAHDASGAEMVTVAVRRVNLDRTQESLLDYIDTSRYALLPNTAGCYTADEAIKTAMLAREVGLSDMVKLEVIGDHRTLFPDNEELLKATRVLVKEGFVVLPYTNDDPIMAKKLENAGAAVVMPLAAPIGSGLGIRNPHNIRIILEAARVPIIIDAGVGTASDVSIAMELGCDGVLMNTAIAGAKDPVAMATAMRHAMIAGRLAYHAGRIPKKLYANASSPLEGLIE; encoded by the coding sequence GTGTTGGAGTACAATGCGACGCAGGATGGCGACACCCTGAAATTTGGCGGGCGGGAGTTTCGGTCGCGGCTCATCGTCGGGACGGGTAAATTCCCGGACCATCGAACAATGCAGCAGGCGCACGACGCATCCGGCGCCGAGATGGTGACGGTGGCGGTCAGAAGGGTGAACCTGGATCGAACCCAGGAGTCGCTCCTGGACTACATCGACACCAGCAGGTACGCGCTTCTGCCTAATACCGCCGGCTGTTACACGGCGGATGAGGCGATCAAGACGGCGATGCTGGCCAGAGAGGTTGGTCTCTCGGACATGGTCAAGCTGGAGGTGATCGGCGATCATCGGACCCTTTTTCCGGATAACGAGGAGCTGTTGAAGGCCACCAGGGTGTTGGTTAAGGAGGGCTTCGTGGTCTTGCCCTACACCAACGACGATCCCATCATGGCGAAGAAGCTGGAGAATGCCGGCGCGGCCGTCGTGATGCCGCTTGCCGCCCCGATCGGTTCCGGCCTTGGGATACGCAATCCGCACAACATCAGGATTATCCTTGAGGCGGCGCGGGTTCCGATTATTATCGATGCGGGGGTAGGTACGGCCTCCGATGTCTCTATCGCCATGGAGCTGGGATGCGATGGCGTCCTCATGAATACGGCGATCGCAGGCGCCAAGGATCCGGTTGCCATGGCGACCGCGATGCGGCACGCCATGATCGCCGGGCGACTGGCCTACCATGCCGGGCGAATCCCAAAGAAGCTCTACGCCAACGCCTCGAGCCCGCTCGAAGGCCTGATCGAGTAA
- a CDS encoding single-stranded DNA-binding protein, which yields MTAHPGTWNSTCRTLLGYAIVDLMARAQERRILCSNRRARYEYQIEEVFEAGIVLTGTEVKSLRNGKADLKDSHAAIENGEAYLWGCHISPYAAGNRFNPDPNRTRKLLLHREEIMRLMGKVQEKGLTVIPLSIYVVGRNIKVELALARGKKLYDKRETLKQRAMTKEMAQLARGRADRG from the coding sequence ATGACCGCACATCCCGGAACCTGGAATTCTACTTGTCGCACACTGTTGGGCTACGCTATAGTCGACCTCATGGCACGGGCGCAGGAACGAAGAATCCTCTGCTCCAATCGGCGGGCGAGGTATGAGTATCAGATCGAAGAGGTCTTCGAGGCCGGGATAGTCCTGACCGGGACCGAGGTAAAGTCGTTGCGGAATGGCAAGGCTGATCTGAAAGATAGCCATGCCGCGATCGAGAACGGGGAGGCGTATCTGTGGGGCTGCCATATCAGTCCGTATGCCGCCGGGAACCGCTTCAATCCTGACCCGAATCGAACGCGGAAACTCCTGTTGCATCGCGAGGAGATCATGAGGCTGATGGGGAAGGTCCAGGAAAAGGGCCTCACCGTAATCCCGCTGAGTATCTATGTGGTTGGACGGAACATCAAGGTAGAACTGGCGCTCGCCCGCGGAAAAAAGTTGTACGATAAGCGGGAAACCCTGAAACAGCGCGCGATGACGAAAGAGATGGCCCAACTCGCCCGTGGCCGCGCAGACCGGGGGTAA
- a CDS encoding YacP-like NYN domain protein — translation MWIVIDGYNLIRRSPRLSVLDRRDMEEGRDALLASLAAYRRLKGHRITVVFDGWEGGGMREQVTTIGGLQVIFTRRGEQADQAIVRFVGRAPTGAVVVTSDRTLAEDAARTGAVALSAEEFHERLDRALREGDEGGFYKEEDDDESDSEYPGPRRGKGPTRRPSKQVKRRITALKRL, via the coding sequence ATGTGGATTGTGATTGACGGTTATAATCTGATTCGCCGTTCCCCTCGGCTGTCCGTCCTCGATCGTCGGGATATGGAGGAGGGTCGGGACGCACTCCTCGCATCATTAGCCGCCTACCGACGCCTCAAGGGTCACCGGATCACCGTAGTATTTGACGGCTGGGAAGGGGGCGGGATGCGCGAGCAGGTCACAACCATCGGCGGCCTACAGGTGATCTTTACGCGCCGCGGAGAGCAGGCCGATCAGGCCATCGTGCGCTTTGTTGGGAGAGCCCCGACAGGGGCGGTCGTGGTGACCTCAGATCGGACATTGGCCGAGGACGCGGCGCGGACCGGCGCCGTAGCCCTTTCTGCCGAAGAGTTTCATGAGCGCCTGGATCGCGCACTGCGAGAAGGGGATGAGGGTGGATTTTACAAAGAAGAGGATGATGACGAATCCGACTCCGAATATCCAGGACCTCGCAGAGGAAAAGGCCCCACTCGACGCCCGTCGAAGCAAGTCAAGCGCCGGATTACCGCGCTCAAGCGGCTGTAA
- a CDS encoding Septum formation initiator (ftsB), producing MAGERITMRMRQFVTGTQEEIEATKSARKRWLIVIAVLAIAIAASSVVGKKSLVKVIQMNKTRTELQQEITRLKQGNEGLTREIRSFANNPGQVEAIARDDLGLVKPGEIVYQFGPPGPSTAPPASSR from the coding sequence ATGGCCGGGGAGAGAATCACGATGCGGATGCGACAGTTTGTCACCGGTACGCAGGAAGAGATCGAGGCGACAAAGAGCGCCCGCAAACGGTGGCTCATCGTGATCGCCGTATTGGCAATTGCAATCGCGGCCTCTTCTGTCGTTGGAAAGAAAAGTCTTGTCAAGGTCATTCAGATGAACAAGACCAGAACCGAGCTTCAGCAGGAGATTACGCGGCTGAAGCAGGGCAACGAAGGGCTGACTCGGGAGATCCGATCCTTCGCCAACAATCCTGGTCAGGTCGAGGCGATCGCTCGTGATGATCTTGGACTGGTGAAACCGGGTGAAATCGTCTACCAGTTCGGTCCGCCGGGGCCGTCCACCGCTCCACCCGCCTCCTCCCGTTAA